A window of Salvelinus alpinus chromosome 31, SLU_Salpinus.1, whole genome shotgun sequence contains these coding sequences:
- the LOC139561548 gene encoding ladderlectin-like, whose amino-acid sequence MTMLTSLLLLSAAFALGDANSILEEDLCPSGWTKYGSICLMFVKATRSWPEAERHCVSLGDQLVSVPNVVKYLGANLASVHSSEEDQFLQALVLVKTVGFPPTWIGGFNSVKDRRWFWSDGSDFDHQNWAKGRPAAGARKTCIHINFGAQKCWHNEICGRSLPSVCSLRLLPLRQTIH is encoded by the exons ATGACCATGTTGACCAGTCTTCTGCTTCTCAGTGCTGCCTTTGCTCTGGGAGATGCAA ATTCAATTCTAGAAGAAGACTTGTGTCCTTCCGGTTGGACCAAATATGGATCAATCTGCTTAATGTTTGTAAAGGCTACAAGGAGCTGGCCTGAAGCAGAG AGGCACTGTGTGTCCCTTGGTGATCAACTGGTGTCTGTACCCAACGTTGTGAAGTACCTTGGCGCAAACCTGGCATCTGTGCACAGCTCCGAGGAGGATCAGTTTCTACAGGCATTGGTCTTGGTGAAGACTGTTGGTTTCCCTCCTACCTGGATTGGCGGATTTAATTCTGTTAAG GACAGGCGGTGGTTCTGGAGCGATGGCTCCGACTTTGATCACCAGAACTGGGCTAAAGGAAGGCCCGCTGCTGGTGCCAGAAAGACTTGTATTCATATCAACTTTGGAG CTCAAAAGTGTTGGCACAATGAAATATGTGGAAGGAGCTTGCCCTCGGTGTGCTCCCTGAGACTCCTGCCTCTTCGCCAGACTATACATTAA